A segment of the Frankineae bacterium MT45 genome:
CTTGAAAATCGGGCCGCTACGGCCCATCAACTGGACGCTACCCGCAAACCGCGCTGAAGTCTTGGAGAAATGCCATTTCTTCAGCGCGGCCCGCCTGGGTCATATTTACGTATTGTCCAGCTTCCGGGTGGTGATGACCTGGTCGATGATGCCGTAGTCCTTGGCCTGCGCGGCGGTGAAGATCTTGTCGCGCTCGACGTCGGCCCGGACGGTCTCGATCGACTGGCCGGTGTGTCGGGCCAGGATCTCCTCCATCAGATCACGCATGCGCAGGATCTCCTTGGCCTGGATGTCCAGGTCGGAGATCTGCATGGCACCCTCGGTACCGCCTGAGGGCTGGTGAATCAGCACCCGCGACTGCGGCAGCGCGTACCGCTTCCCCTTGGTGCCGGCGGCCAGCAGGACGGCGGCGGCCGAGGCGGCCTGACCCATGCAGTACGTCTGCACCTCGGGGCGGATGTACTGCATCGTGTCGTAAATGGCCGTCAGCGCGGTGAAGGAACCGCCCGGCGAGTTGATGTAGATCTGGATGTCGCGGTCGGGGTCAGTGGACTCCAGCACGATGAGCTGGGCCATGACGTCGTTGGCCACCACATCGTCGATCGGCGCACCGAGGAAGATGATGCGCTCCTCGAAGAGCTTGTTGTACGGGTTGGACTCCTTGACGCCGTAGTTCGTGCGCTCGACGAAGGACGGGAGCACGTAGCGGGCGGAGGCCTCGCGGGTGCTCATGCCGGTCGGAGTGAGGCCGAAAGGGCTGATGTAGTTCGACATGTCAGACACTCTCATTCGCAGGGGCGATGCCGCCGGGAACCTCGCTGGCGCGCGTCACGATGTGGTCAACGAAACCGTAATCCAGCGCCTCCTTGGCGGTGAACCAGCGGTCGCGGTCACCGTCGGCGGTGATCTTCTCCACCGTCTGTCCGGTGTGCAGGGCGGTGATCTCCGACATCTCGACCTTGGTCAGGTTCCACTGCTCGGCCTGGATGCGGATGTCCGAGGCGGTGCCGCCGAGGCCGGCCGAACCCTGGTGCATCAGGATGCGGGCGTGCGGGAGGGCGTAGCGCTTCCCCTTGGCTCCGGCCGAGAGGAGGAACTGCCCCATCGACGCGGCCAGCCCCATCGCCCAGGTGGCGACGTCACACGGGATGAGCTCCATGGTGTCGAAGATGGCCATACCGGCCGTCACCGAGCCACCCGGCGAGTTGATGTAGAGGTTGATGTCGCGGGTGTCGTCCTCAGCTGAGAGGAGCAGCAGCTGCGCGCAGATCTGGTTCGCGATCGTGTCGTCCACCGGCTGGCCGAGGAAAATGATGCGCTCGCGGAGCAACCGGTCATAGACCGAGTCGTTGAGGTTCATACCGCCACCGGCGCTGCGGCGCATCTCGGGGATGGACTGGAAACTACTCACGGCGTCCGGACCTTCTTTCGCAGGAGAGAGCAGGAATTTCAATTTGGTGCTACCGACCCTAGTGGTCGACGGTCGCGCAGCGCCGTCCGACGCCACTTGTTTCGCTGTTGGCGGATCAGACCGACCAGACCGATCAGACGCAGAACGGGCGGGTGCCACGGGGAATCATCTCCCCCGCGGCTCCCGCCCGTAGGCTGCGGTCCGGTTGGCGGCCTGGATCAGACCTCGTCGAGCTCCGCGTCGACGTCCTGGATCAGGTGGCCCGGGCTGAGCTGGGCCAGATCGACGGTGTTGCCCGAGGCGTCGGTGATGACGGCCTTCTCCAGCACGCTGGCCAGGGCCTTGTTGCGGCGCACGTCGGCGACCAGCGCCGGGAGGTTGCCCCCTTCGATGACCTGGTTCGCGAACTCCTGCGGGGCCATCTCGTAACGAGCCGCCTGGCGGACCAGGTACTCGGTGAGCTCGGCGTCGCCCACGTTGAGCTGCTCGGCGTCGGCGATGGCGTCCAGCACGAACTGGGCCCGGACCGAACGCTCGGCGTTGGCCCGCAGCTCGTCGGTGAACTCTTCCTTGGTCTTGCCGGCGTCGGCCAGGTACTGCTCGAAGAGGGTGTCGTCGTGGTTGAGCGAGTGCACGATGTCGTGCTCGCGGTAGCCGACCTCACTGTCGACGACCGACTTCGGCAGGGCGACGTCGACGGAGTCGATGAGCTTCTCGAGGACCAGGTCACGGGCCTGGCTGCCCTGCTGCAGCGCCTTGACGCGCTCGACCCGGGTACGCACGTCTTCGCGGAGCTCCTCGACCGTGTCGAACTCGCTGGCCAGCTGGGCGAAGTCGTCGTCGAGGGCGGGGAGTTCCTTCTCCTTGACCGAGTTGAGGGTAGCCACCACCTCGGCGTCCTTGCCCGCCTCGTCGCCGGCCTGCAGCTTGGTCGTGAAGGTGACGGTGTCGCCGGCCGACTTGCCGGTGACGGCCTCGTCGAGTCCGTCGACCAGGTCGTTGGAACCCACCTGGTAGGAGATGTTGCTGGCGGTGCCGCCGTCGATCTCGACGCCCTCAACCGTGGCGTTCAGGTCGAGAGTGAGGTAATCGCCCTCGGCCGCGGCGCGCTCGACGTCCT
Coding sequences within it:
- a CDS encoding ATP-dependent Clp protease, protease subunit; this translates as MSNYISPFGLTPTGMSTREASARYVLPSFVERTNYGVKESNPYNKLFEERIIFLGAPIDDVVANDVMAQLIVLESTDPDRDIQIYINSPGGSFTALTAIYDTMQYIRPEVQTYCMGQAASAAAVLLAAGTKGKRYALPQSRVLIHQPSGGTEGAMQISDLDIQAKEILRMRDLMEEILARHTGQSIETVRADVERDKIFTAAQAKDYGIIDQVITTRKLDNT
- a CDS encoding ATP-dependent Clp protease, protease subunit, with amino-acid sequence MSSFQSIPEMRRSAGGGMNLNDSVYDRLLRERIIFLGQPVDDTIANQICAQLLLLSAEDDTRDINLYINSPGGSVTAGMAIFDTMELIPCDVATWAMGLAASMGQFLLSAGAKGKRYALPHARILMHQGSAGLGGTASDIRIQAEQWNLTKVEMSEITALHTGQTVEKITADGDRDRWFTAKEALDYGFVDHIVTRASEVPGGIAPANESV
- a CDS encoding trigger factor, encoding MKSTVETLDPTRVRLAVEVPFDELKPSFDAAYKKIGAQVKVPGFRPGKIPARVIDQRVGRSAVLEEVVNDALGKAYVEAVRENSVQAVGQPEVEVTKLEDGVTLNFTAEVDIRPEIVLPALDGLEVSVDDVAVSDADIDEQLDSLRDRFGTLKDVERAAAEGDYLTLDLNATVEGVEIDGGTASNISYQVGSNDLVDGLDEAVTGKSAGDTVTFTTKLQAGDEAGKDAEVVATLNSVKEKELPALDDDFAQLASEFDTVEELREDVRTRVERVKALQQGSQARDLVLEKLIDSVDVALPKSVVDSEVGYREHDIVHSLNHDDTLFEQYLADAGKTKEEFTDELRANAERSVRAQFVLDAIADAEQLNVGDAELTEYLVRQAARYEMAPQEFANQVIEGGNLPALVADVRRNKALASVLEKAVITDASGNTVDLAQLSPGHLIQDVDAELDEV